In one Thermanaerovibrio velox DSM 12556 genomic region, the following are encoded:
- a CDS encoding branched-chain amino acid ABC transporter permease, producing MSDYAVSVATMIAIQAIAALGLNVIVGYAGQISLGHAAFFGIGAYTCAMLTTNGISFWLALPLVMLVAGVIGAVLGLPSIRLREDFLAITTIGINFIVEAVFLYTPFFGGALGIGGIPRVVFFGEKLRENGFFLLSLGFLALAVLSCWWFKRSWLGLGCFAIREDETAASSMGIPPVKFKLAAFVFGAKLAALSGALYAHYMRFISPGDFGFPVSVMFLSMVVLGGMGTLWGPILGAVVLGVLPEAFRSLMDYRMLLYGALLLLMIRFQPGGLLGEGSFVKKVLGFGRRGG from the coding sequence TTGAGCGACTACGCCGTAAGCGTGGCCACCATGATAGCCATACAGGCCATAGCGGCCCTTGGGCTCAACGTCATAGTGGGTTACGCAGGGCAGATATCTTTGGGGCATGCGGCTTTCTTCGGCATAGGGGCCTACACCTGCGCCATGCTCACCACCAACGGCATCTCCTTCTGGCTGGCCCTTCCGTTGGTGATGCTGGTGGCGGGGGTGATAGGGGCGGTTCTTGGCCTTCCCAGCATAAGGCTCAGGGAGGACTTCCTGGCCATAACCACCATAGGGATAAACTTCATAGTGGAGGCCGTCTTCCTTTATACCCCATTCTTCGGTGGGGCCCTTGGGATAGGGGGCATACCGAGGGTGGTTTTCTTCGGGGAGAAGCTGAGGGAGAACGGTTTCTTCCTCTTGTCCCTGGGGTTCCTGGCCCTGGCGGTCCTGTCGTGCTGGTGGTTTAAGAGGTCTTGGCTGGGCCTTGGCTGCTTCGCCATAAGGGAGGATGAGACCGCCGCTTCCAGCATGGGGATACCCCCTGTCAAGTTCAAGCTAGCCGCCTTCGTGTTCGGTGCCAAGCTGGCCGCCCTTTCGGGGGCCCTCTATGCCCACTACATGAGGTTCATAAGCCCCGGGGACTTCGGGTTCCCCGTTTCGGTCATGTTCCTGTCCATGGTGGTGTTGGGCGGTATGGGGACGCTCTGGGGGCCCATATTGGGGGCGGTGGTGCTTGGTGTGTTGCCCGAGGCCTTTAGGTCCCTGATGGACTACCGAATGCTCCTCTATGGGGCCCTTCTCTTGCTTATGATCCGTTTTCAGCCCGGGGGTCTTCTGGGGGAGGGAAGCTTTGTGAAGAAGGTCCTCGGTTTCGGGCGAAGGGGCGGGTGA
- a CDS encoding ABC transporter ATP-binding protein, with product MLLDVKDLRVSYGDFEAVHQVSFSVDQGELVSIIGANGAGKTTVLRALMGLTMPKEGHISFMGRDITFMPPHERARLGMRLVPERARVFPQLTVEENLRMGAYGMKKDRALAERIDWIYELFPVLKDRMTQLAVTLSGGEQQQLAIGRALVSDPKLLLVDEVSMGLMPKLVDRVFEVLKELNASEGMTILLVEQNALASLGISHRGYILQTGRIEISGAASELMADQRVREAYLGV from the coding sequence TTGCTTCTTGACGTTAAGGACCTAAGGGTTTCTTACGGTGACTTTGAGGCGGTGCACCAGGTGTCCTTCTCGGTGGATCAGGGGGAGCTGGTCTCCATAATCGGGGCCAACGGGGCGGGGAAGACCACGGTCTTAAGGGCCCTGATGGGGCTCACCATGCCCAAGGAGGGACACATATCCTTCATGGGCAGGGACATCACCTTCATGCCCCCCCACGAGAGGGCGCGGCTTGGTATGAGGCTGGTGCCCGAGAGGGCCAGGGTTTTCCCTCAGCTCACGGTGGAGGAGAACCTGCGGATGGGGGCCTATGGGATGAAGAAGGACCGGGCTTTGGCGGAGCGCATCGATTGGATATACGAGCTGTTCCCGGTCTTGAAGGACAGGATGACGCAGCTTGCGGTGACCCTTTCCGGGGGGGAGCAGCAGCAGCTGGCCATAGGAAGGGCCCTAGTGTCGGATCCGAAGCTCCTCCTGGTGGACGAGGTTTCCATGGGGCTCATGCCGAAGCTGGTGGATAGGGTTTTTGAGGTCTTAAAGGAGCTCAATGCCTCCGAGGGGATGACCATACTGCTGGTGGAGCAGAACGCCTTGGCGTCCCTTGGGATATCCCACCGGGGCTACATCCTCCAGACAGGGAGGATAGAGATAAGCGGAGCGGCCTCGGAGCTCATGGCGGATCAGCGGGTTCGGGAGGCTTACCTTGGGGTTTGA
- a CDS encoding ABC transporter ATP-binding protein — MDAILEVKDLSINFGGLKAVDSVSFSMARGEIMGLLGPNGAGKTTCFNMISGVLKPTGGAIYFDGKRTDGLPPHKMAELGVGRTFQIVRPFGALSVLENVCVALGGWRYRGSPIKAMGFSMGREVLEEARGILDKVGLLPLADTRASLLPIGNLRRLEIGRALALKPKLLLLDECFSGLRHEEIERIEQLVRSIRESGVSVLLIEHNMKVAMGLSDRVVVLDHGKKLAEGLPREVASDPAVVEAYLGKGVSSLAS; from the coding sequence ATGGATGCCATTCTGGAGGTCAAGGACCTGTCGATAAACTTCGGGGGGCTCAAGGCGGTGGACTCCGTGAGCTTCTCCATGGCAAGAGGGGAGATAATGGGGCTCCTAGGTCCCAACGGGGCGGGGAAGACCACTTGTTTTAACATGATATCCGGGGTGCTGAAGCCCACCGGGGGGGCCATATACTTCGACGGCAAGAGGACCGACGGGCTTCCCCCCCACAAGATGGCGGAGCTCGGGGTGGGACGGACGTTCCAGATAGTGCGGCCCTTCGGTGCCCTTTCGGTTTTGGAGAACGTATGCGTGGCCCTCGGTGGTTGGCGCTACAGGGGAAGCCCCATTAAGGCCATGGGGTTCTCCATGGGGCGGGAGGTCCTGGAGGAGGCCAGGGGTATCCTGGATAAGGTGGGGCTCCTTCCCCTGGCGGATACCAGGGCGTCTCTTCTGCCCATAGGAAACCTCCGCCGGCTTGAGATAGGCAGGGCCCTGGCGCTGAAACCGAAGCTCCTGCTGCTTGACGAGTGTTTCTCTGGCCTGAGGCACGAGGAGATAGAACGGATAGAACAGCTGGTGAGATCCATCCGGGAGTCCGGGGTTTCCGTGCTGCTCATAGAGCACAACATGAAGGTGGCCATGGGGCTGAGCGACCGGGTTGTGGTGTTGGATCACGGCAAGAAGCTGGCGGAGGGGCTCCCAAGGGAAGTGGCGTCCGATCCGGCGGTGGTGGAGGCCTATCTGGGTAAGGGGGTGTCGTCCCTTGCTTCTTGA
- a CDS encoding branched-chain amino acid ABC transporter permease has product MDLFLEQLLNGLAVGAIYALTTLGLALVYGILKILHVAHAGVYSVGAYVGLYVYGATHSLALSVLGAVAVCACLGVVIEKLVYFPLLKYPPYVPLIGSIAVFISLEELIRLAAGPDIHSFPADLPFPSLRLGHLMVSPQLMGVYVTTAVVLVGLWFLTSKTEFGLAMRAASQDMEVASSLGVNSPLVVSMSFVIGSATAALAGILVGIYYNQVYPTMGAVPAYKTLALIVVGGMGSVPGAVLASLLLGLAETMLIGYANVPLPRDALAFIAMIAVLLLRPQGLLGRRAR; this is encoded by the coding sequence ATGGACTTATTCCTTGAGCAGCTTCTCAACGGCCTTGCGGTGGGGGCCATATATGCCCTTACCACCCTGGGGTTGGCGCTGGTTTACGGGATCCTTAAGATACTTCACGTGGCCCATGCGGGGGTCTACTCTGTTGGGGCCTACGTGGGGCTTTATGTTTACGGGGCAACCCACAGCCTCGCGCTGTCCGTCCTGGGGGCGGTGGCGGTGTGCGCATGTCTTGGGGTGGTCATAGAGAAGCTGGTTTACTTTCCCCTGTTGAAATACCCCCCTTACGTGCCCCTGATAGGGAGCATAGCGGTTTTCATATCGTTGGAGGAGCTCATAAGGCTTGCGGCGGGCCCGGACATCCACTCCTTTCCCGCGGATCTGCCCTTCCCATCCCTTAGACTGGGGCACCTGATGGTGTCCCCTCAGCTCATGGGGGTTTACGTGACCACCGCGGTGGTCTTGGTGGGGTTGTGGTTTCTCACCTCCAAGACCGAGTTCGGCCTTGCCATGAGGGCCGCCTCTCAGGACATGGAGGTGGCGTCGTCGCTGGGGGTCAACAGCCCCCTGGTGGTCAGCATGTCCTTCGTGATCGGTTCTGCCACCGCTGCCCTGGCGGGGATCCTAGTGGGTATATATTACAACCAGGTCTACCCCACCATGGGGGCGGTCCCGGCTTACAAGACCCTGGCCCTCATAGTGGTGGGGGGAATGGGGTCTGTCCCTGGGGCGGTTCTGGCGTCCCTCCTCCTGGGATTGGCGGAGACGATGCTTATCGGGTACGCCAACGTGCCGCTTCCGAGGGATGCCCTGGCCTTCATCGCCATGATAGCGGTGCTGTTGTTAAGGCCCCAGGGGCTACTAGGCCGCCGGGCCCGATAG
- a CDS encoding phosphodiester glycosidase family protein encodes MKSRSRLSMTIITVLLALQVSVLHHSAGAVWASEGSPSGEAAVQTASKGNLGPSDRVKALRDLGFDAAADLLEAMEAAGLTPLISPDLTSSQATSEDLMTPKTSSVSGVEITDATDGASLKVVQRGKSVKVTGPYFLQSDRGDLYQEMALWAIRSGKSATQLPDGTVQIGPFENPTQALEEAERYPQWNASCVGTQETSGSSTRLYYAVLRIDPSKLKVEPVFAGSFGMGRAPMSFLHSNSKGAIAMVNGGYYYNSFPLGTLIHRGIPMGRPIPGRSAVGITPEGSVFFGDGTAYFGVRLRDTILPISDFNIPPKNGELSIFNPSAYRPGLTGGTTLLWVKDGAVSAANQGDYVLVGTGRAGELLSTASMGEPVELVSNFAFPLFQSCSMVIQGGPMIVENRTPLRRQEGLSKTITHRRHPRTLVGIDGQGLVFMVIDGRNGHSDGVTLEEAAQIALEEGLTAALNLDGGGSSQMIWRSVTVNKPSDRRERPIPYGIGVFEPR; translated from the coding sequence ATGAAGTCACGTTCCCGTTTAAGCATGACTATCATCACGGTCCTCCTGGCCCTGCAGGTGAGCGTTCTACACCACTCCGCCGGGGCGGTCTGGGCTTCCGAGGGAAGCCCCTCCGGGGAAGCCGCCGTTCAAACCGCCTCCAAGGGGAATCTAGGGCCTTCCGACAGGGTCAAAGCCCTCAGGGACCTTGGTTTCGATGCCGCGGCGGACCTGCTGGAGGCAATGGAGGCCGCTGGATTGACCCCCTTGATATCGCCGGACCTCACATCTTCCCAAGCCACCTCCGAGGACCTCATGACCCCAAAGACCTCCTCGGTCTCCGGGGTGGAGATAACCGACGCGACAGACGGGGCCTCCCTCAAGGTGGTACAGAGGGGCAAGTCGGTTAAGGTCACGGGGCCCTACTTTCTCCAATCCGACCGGGGGGATCTCTACCAGGAGATGGCCCTTTGGGCCATCAGGTCCGGCAAGTCCGCCACACAGCTCCCGGACGGTACGGTCCAGATCGGCCCCTTCGAAAACCCAACCCAGGCGCTAGAGGAGGCGGAGAGGTATCCCCAGTGGAACGCCTCCTGCGTGGGAACCCAGGAAACCTCCGGAAGTTCCACCAGGCTGTATTACGCGGTTCTGCGGATAGATCCCTCCAAGCTTAAGGTGGAACCGGTATTCGCCGGCTCCTTCGGCATGGGAAGGGCCCCCATGTCCTTCCTGCACTCCAACTCCAAGGGGGCGATCGCCATGGTCAACGGCGGCTACTACTACAACTCCTTCCCGCTCGGCACGCTAATTCACCGGGGGATACCAATGGGAAGGCCCATCCCAGGGCGCTCCGCGGTAGGCATAACACCGGAGGGCTCGGTCTTCTTCGGAGACGGCACCGCATACTTCGGAGTCCGGTTAAGGGATACGATCCTCCCGATAAGCGACTTCAACATACCCCCCAAGAACGGGGAGCTCTCCATATTCAACCCCTCCGCCTACAGGCCCGGGCTGACCGGTGGAACTACGCTGCTTTGGGTAAAGGATGGAGCGGTTTCGGCAGCAAATCAAGGGGACTACGTCCTGGTGGGCACCGGCAGGGCAGGGGAACTCCTTTCCACCGCATCCATGGGCGAACCGGTGGAGCTGGTTAGCAACTTCGCGTTCCCCCTGTTCCAATCCTGCAGCATGGTTATCCAAGGGGGCCCCATGATAGTGGAAAACCGAACCCCCCTTCGCCGCCAAGAGGGGCTTTCGAAGACCATAACCCATCGGCGGCACCCCAGGACATTGGTGGGCATAGACGGGCAGGGGCTAGTATTCATGGTCATAGACGGCAGGAACGGCCACAGCGACGGGGTAACCCTGGAGGAGGCGGCACAGATCGCCCTGGAGGAGGGGTTGACCGCGGCGTTAAACCTGGACGGCGGGGGGTCCTCACAGATGATATGGCGCTCCGTGACGGTAAACAAACCGTCGGACCGGCGGGAAAGGCCCATTCCCTACGGGATCGGGGTATTTGAGCCCCGGTGA
- a CDS encoding ABC transporter substrate-binding protein, which produces MKTRRGLLAVVAAVGLWLALSLAAFGAEPIKIGLLAPITGFAAADGESMINSVKLAVGEVNAAGGVLGRKVQLVYYDDAADPKQAVPLAQKLIKQDRVVGVVGGSYSMPSRAVAPIFDDEEIPFIAAYAIHPDITKGDYTFRNGFLGAVEGQAAAYTAVKILKGKRIAIITSDNDFGRTLAEGFKKYMKRNPSDAQLVLSLTYPMSEKDFKAYLAKVKEANADVVFASGYYFQTGPMLKQAREMGITAKFLGEEGADSPKTIEIAGKAAEGFVIVTNLNRDDPRPVVQKFLKEYRKRYKTEPDMVGASGYDAFMVLVDAIKKAGSTDRKSVRNAIAETANYNGLTGIIRGFDRDGEVIKPVQVQVVKDGKFRYLAMVDNPAIITPKLAAGDD; this is translated from the coding sequence ATGAAGACGAGAAGGGGCTTATTGGCTGTTGTGGCGGCTGTGGGGCTGTGGTTGGCCTTATCCCTTGCGGCGTTTGGGGCGGAGCCGATAAAGATAGGGCTTCTTGCCCCCATAACCGGTTTTGCCGCCGCGGACGGGGAGAGCATGATCAACTCCGTGAAGTTGGCAGTGGGAGAGGTTAATGCCGCCGGTGGGGTTTTAGGGCGCAAAGTTCAGCTGGTCTACTACGATGACGCGGCGGATCCCAAGCAGGCGGTTCCCCTGGCCCAGAAGTTGATCAAGCAGGATCGGGTGGTGGGGGTTGTGGGAGGGTCCTACAGCATGCCCTCCCGGGCGGTGGCTCCCATCTTCGACGATGAGGAGATACCCTTCATAGCCGCCTACGCCATACACCCGGACATCACCAAGGGGGACTACACGTTCCGCAACGGGTTCCTTGGGGCCGTGGAGGGGCAGGCGGCGGCTTACACGGCGGTGAAGATCCTGAAGGGCAAGAGGATCGCCATAATAACCAGCGACAACGATTTCGGAAGGACCCTGGCAGAGGGGTTCAAGAAGTACATGAAGCGTAACCCCAGCGACGCCCAGCTGGTGCTTTCCCTCACCTATCCCATGAGCGAGAAGGACTTCAAGGCTTACCTTGCCAAGGTGAAGGAGGCCAACGCGGACGTGGTGTTCGCCAGCGGGTACTACTTCCAGACTGGTCCCATGCTCAAGCAGGCCCGGGAGATGGGGATAACCGCCAAGTTCCTGGGGGAGGAGGGGGCGGACTCGCCTAAGACAATCGAGATAGCCGGCAAGGCCGCGGAGGGTTTCGTGATAGTGACCAACCTCAACCGGGATGACCCAAGACCGGTGGTGCAGAAGTTCCTCAAGGAGTACCGGAAGCGGTACAAGACCGAGCCCGACATGGTTGGCGCCTCCGGTTACGACGCCTTCATGGTGCTGGTGGACGCCATCAAGAAGGCGGGCTCCACTGACCGTAAGTCGGTGAGGAATGCCATCGCCGAGACCGCCAACTACAACGGCCTTACGGGCATCATAAGGGGCTTCGACAGGGACGGGGAGGTCATAAAACCGGTGCAGGTCCAGGTGGTGAAGGACGGTAAGTTCCGTTACCTCGCCATGGTGGACAACCCGGCCATAATAACCCCTAAGCTGGCGGCGGGGGATGATTAA